In the Lepus europaeus isolate LE1 chromosome 10, mLepTim1.pri, whole genome shotgun sequence genome, CCAGGCTGTGTCCACCTGAGGTGACCAGCTCCTGCTTCTAGTGTGGGAGCCCTGACACCTGGTGGGACAGGGGTCAAGAGCTCTCCATCCATCTGCCTCGAGACTTTCCTAAGCCTCCCCCAGAGACCCTTCATTCTTGCAAGATCCACTGTGATGCTTGTGAGTTGATTTTATTCTCAAACCGTTTTCTCTCCTGGGCCTTCTTGCAATGGACAGTTGTCAATGTCTTCATCGTGTTTTTTGCAAATGGTGCGGCCCAGCTCCAAGTCCACTAAATAGATCCAAGAATACTTCTGTCGAAAGAAATTGCAGAAACTGCTATGAGATATTTTGCTGGAGGGAGTGAAGCCCAATGAACCAAGGGTGTGGTTGTGCAAAGGTGAGTAAGTAAAAACACACAGATGTATGCaatctgagttttattttttcccatctttcctcttaattcttcatttctttccataAGCATGCCCTGAAGACGTGCACAAGAGTCTTTGCTCCACATCATCCCCAGTGGTAAAAGCCTGGTTGTAGCTGGAAGATGGAGTGTGGCACATTCACACAGTGGAATCCTGCCAGCTGTACTCTGCCCACTCTGCAACCATACCTGACAACAGATGACTCGCAAACGCGCACCTGGTAAAGAACACACTGGGGGTCAGTGCCGACTCCACAGGACAGGAAGGGGCGGAACTAAGATTGGAGATCAGAGCAGCCCAGAGCACAGGGGCGCTGGGCACTGCTGTCTTTCGTGGGGAAGCTGACGTCACACCAGGGCTCATCTTGCCAAGTCTTTAAGAGGTGAACATTCAGTGTTCCGTGCCAGTCTACATTTTCATGAAAGTTCTTTGAAAAGCTACTGAAGATTCTTTTCATTCCCATAAATAAAGGTCCATGAAAACCCAAAAGGCACCACCAGAGAGGGAACAAGCCAGGAAGGAGATTCTCCCAGAGAGGAGCATGCAGCTCTCCTGACTGATCTGAAAGTCGTCTGGAAGCGGACTTCCTCTGAGGCTCAACAGGCAACAATGACTCCCACTCATGCCTTGTGACACCAGCACACACGCATTCTCACCTCTTGACACCTACACACTCACACCCCATAACACCAACACACCCACATACACCCCATGACACCTACACACTCACACCCCATGACACCAACACACCCATATACACCCCATGACACTAACACACACTCATGCCTTGTGGCAAAACATCCACACTCACACCCCATGACACTGACACACTCACAGTCATAGCCCATGACACCAACACACTCACACCCCATGACACTGACACACCCGTACAGACCCCATGACACCAACACACACTCATGCCTTGTGGCAACACATCCACACTCACACCCCATGACActgacacactcacactcatagcCCATGATACCAACACACCCATATACACCCCATGACACCAACACACCCACACACTTACACCTCCtgacacccccacacacacccgaCACTCATTCACCTCTCGTAACATCtgtgcactcacacactcatGCCCCTTGACAccaacacacagcacacacatacacacacattcatgccTGACACACATCAGCAACCCTCACacctcctgcccagccctcacAACACCCAGCCAGGTCTGGAGGCCCCCCACTAGGGCAGATTCTTTAGGATCGATGGGGTCATTGGCACCGAGGGGTCCTCCAACTCCCAAGGCCCAGGCCTGAGGAGGACCCCAGGAGGAAGCAACCATCAAACCCTGGGGAAAGCTGTGTCTctggttacagagacagaagtccTGGGGTTACAGGACTTGGTGCACACCTAGGACCTCCTTCCGTGTCCCCACTAATTCCCACGTGGCTCTTCATCCTGGACGGTGCTCTAGCCTGGGCACAGGGACGGTTGGACAACACCCATTGCTCCATTCAAAGGAAGCAAGAGTTGGCTGCACCGGACATCACTGGGAAGCCTTCCCATAAGCAGGGGATGATGATACCTGAATTTGTGCCTGGTCTAAGCTCTTCCCCACCCACTACCTTCGAGACTGCCAAGGGGCTGCCTTTGAGCCAGCAGGTGttgcgccccacccccacctcttcccttccctctgcccctcctctggcTCCTTCAGCCTCTCAGTGGATAGAATCCTTGTGCCCTGTGCTCAGGACAAGGACCTGGAGCTCCTCCTCGACTCAgctcctctctgtctcacacacacctgcctccACGTCCACCTGCAGGCAGCCAGGTGACCATCCAGGGGGCTGTGCAGGCCACTGTACATGCAACAGCCCACCGGAGAGGGGCTGGCTCCAATGTCCGAGGCTCCCCCTCCAGAGGGATCTCAGTACTAACTcctcaccccccacctccccctgcacccctgcctctGAGCACCTCCTTCTTGGAGGCACTGCCCCCACCAAGATGTTCACCTAGCTCGTCTCAGTCCACATGAGACCCCAAAGCTGGGTCCttccaagctcctgggccctTCCAAAGTTGGCCCTCCTTACCCAGCAACCCCAGTAGCTGCCGCTTCTGCCCTTCGTGCCTGCCCCCAACCCCACGTCATTTCACAGATGGCACCTGCTCACCTCCCACTAATGCACTCGCAGGTACGGGAGACTGCACCACCTCTGCTTTTACTCAAGCATGTCAGCCCCATGAGAACAGGTCCCTGGCTGCCTCCACCGCTGATTTCCTGTGGGATATCTTCCCAAAATGACACTCCTGTGACcgagggcccagccctgctgagaGTGGGCACCACCTATGCCGTTGGTTTCAGTGAGGGCACCTGGCACCCCACCCAGCCAGCTGCCAGCCATCACCCATGCTGGCTTTTTCCCTCTGCCAGCCACTGCTACCCCAGCgccctgcctgcctttctctgtgtgtgtatgtgtgtgtgtgtgtgtgtgttctggcttctctctgtctcactccgaGGCTGCATTTCCGAGGTGGTGCTCCTGTCTCCCCGTTTCTTCCTCGGCTTCCCAGGGGCTGCCCTTTGTACAGGAACAAACCCAACAGTTGAGGCTCTTCCAGTGGAACCCTGTGTTTATAAACTAAAAGATGATTTCTCCAAGTACAAAAGGAGCTGCTCTTTGCTGCAAACCCAGGGCTCACGCCCTGACCCCGCCAGCCTGCCTGAGCTCCGGGAGGAGTGTGGGAGCTGCAAGGGGCGACGCTGGGGCCACTCACCTTGCGCTTGCTCCGCCTGATCCGCATAAACTTGTAGGCAAACTCATCCTCCTGGGACTCGTTGAACTGATACAGGGCATGCTCCACGGAGATGGCAAAGAACTCCTCATTCTTATTGATGTCTACGAATCTGGAgctggagacctggctgcccagAAGGAAGAGCCCCACAAGCAGGAGTGCCCTCCACAACATGGCTGTCCTCGGGGCTGGGGACACGTAGGCTGTAGGGGACGATGGCGGCGGGACCCGGTGACGCCCTTGTCAGCTACAAGCCTACACAGCCCTGCCCGCGGAGGCCTGGAGCTTCTGACTGCCTCCCTGTTGGCAACGTTGTTGGATCAGCGGCTCTGTCCAGTGCCTCGCCTCCACTCCCCCACACGGTCCTTCTCATCACGGCCAAACAGGAACAAAGCAGGCAGTCACATTTTCCAGGCTGTGGCCCCACAGGCGTGCAGGTGCGTGTGTGCACTGTGCTTATCTCCTGCACATTTCCAGGGCTGCCTCATTCACCCATAGCCCAGCCCTCACGAGACCTGGGGTTTTAGGGAGAGGGGTGTCTCTAGCCCTGCATCCCAGgattggcagagttacaggaactAGCTGGTCCACAAATAACAGTGGACCTGGAGTCCTGGGGATTCGAGGTAAGAACCAAGTCTGCCTTTGACCTTGGCCTCCCCATGCCCTAAGGCAGCTTCAGGAGAGCAAAGAGTGAGAGGCCAGCATCTGTGGTAGGGAGACTGGCACTCCACCATCACTGACATCTGCTGGCTGAATTGCCTTCTCTCTCATGCCCTGGTGCCTGTGCTTGGTGGGAGCcgcattacagacagagagagggagagacagacagaaaggtcttcaatccactggatcagtccccaaatagctgcaatggccagagctgcaccaggcggaagccaagagccaagagcttcttctgggtctcctgcgtgggtacagggacccaagcacttgggctatcctccactgctttccaaggccatttcgcagggagctggattgcaagcagaacagccaggactcgaactggtgcccatatgggatgctggtgctgcaggaggggatttaacctactaccccacagcaccacccGGAGCAATTTCTAACATTCTAGGGTAAGACTCCTGGAACAGGGGGAATGCTGTGTGCAAAGCCATCGCTCTGCTGAGATGGGTGTGAATGACAGGCATGGGTTGGAGAAGGGAATCAGGCTAGGCTGGGGAAAGGGCAGCTAAAACCTGCATGTGGCAAGGTGGACCTGAGCCCCCTGTACCCTCCACCTGGGCAGCGGCAGACTCCCAGTCCTTCGTGCTCAGGGTGGCTACAGGGTCCCACTGGGGTCTCTCCGAGGCCTTGTGGGATCTGTGATGAGACTCCTCCTGGAGAGGAGCTCAAACTGATGAGTTCCAATTGCTTTCTCCAGTCCCAGGTGGCTTCTTGCCTAGGGTTTTCCCTTTCCAAGATCTCATGGAGATCCAAGGCCTCCCTGAGCTCTTCTGTCCACCCATTTCCTCTTCGCTTCTTTTATGCATTTGTGTCACAATTCTGTACTCTCCAGATCCAACGGGCAGTTCTTTACTTCTTGAGAGAGACCTCCCTTTCCATGCTGTCCCCTCTCCAGCACCTGCCTTCCCAGTCGCACAAGTGGACAGCAGCAGCTCCACGTGCTCACCACTGCCAAAGGCTCAGTGGACACCTGAACACGTGCTCGAGAGCCCTCATCAACCCCAGCACTcacttctctcctctgcttctgcctaAACATCGTGGTGGCAAGTTCCGTGTGACATCAGATTTTTGAACTTCACTAAGATGTGGTTTAGGTGTCAGGGTATGGACAGTGTTGGCAAATCTTCTATCATTCATTCCAGTGATAGGAAGGAATATAGGTTCTATGGCTTCTGGGCAAGTGTTCTACATAATAAGAGATGAAATCTATGTAGTGGATCCTTTAAGCTTTGCATGtgtcttctgatttttttcattgtaggTTCGTTTAGTTATTGAGATAGATGCTCCAAGATCCCAAGCTAGCATTGGCCTATTTTTCTTCTAGCCCTGTCCTGTGTTGCTCTATGTAGTTTGAGATCATGATAAGAGGCAGTATCACAAGTGGAAGCATTGTGACTTCTATGATCAGGCAAATGTTACCCTTGAGTTCCCAAAAGGCTTCTAATCCCATACTTGTGGAGTGCTAACACCATCAGAAACAGAGGTATAGCCAGAACTAGTCGCCCTcctttttattaaatttgtctatttatttgagagacagaaatagtTCTCGTCCTCTCTCCCAAATGCCAGTAGCAGCCCCCAGCTGAGCCCATAGCCGGCAGCTGGGAagtcagcccaggtctcccttaGGCGTGGTGACAACTTGACTACTTGAGCCTTCTGCCAGTCAAGGTCTGCTTTAACAAGAAACTGGAGataggagctgaagccaggcgtTCTGATGTACAATGTGGGGTCTTAACCAGCATCATGACTGCCAGGTCAAACGCCTACCCCAGACGTTCCCATTATTATTAAGGGCTCCAACTAGAGGCTCATAGGACTCACAAGAGGAGACTTGCAAATAGCACAGCCTCCGGTCCAGAGCCCTTGGTGCTGCTAGGTGCATCTGAGCTCAAATTGCACCTTCAGGTTGGAAAAGATCAGGACACCAGACCTTGACGTTGTGAGACAGGAGCCAACGTGAAGGGGCTCCCCGCTGTGTGAGCAGTGCTGGCCAGAGTCCAGGGAATCTGACTGTCCTTGTCTGTAGACAACAGGCACAGGGGCTGGGAGCAAGGACGCCACCCCTCAGAGCCTGGGTGCTCTCTCAGTCAAGGACCAGCGATAGACTGGGCTCGCTGACCACTTGGACACATTCCCATAATACAGATAGACCTGTGTCATACCCGGAGGATGCAGCAAATCCTATGCACAGGTTGGTCCTTGGGAATGGGTTGGCCAAGAAAGAGATAGGCTCTCATCAACGTCCCTAGCTGTTgcggtggattcgttctgagatgTGGAGTGTGGTgcgggcaagaggcgtggagtcaccacacagaccccgggaatcaggtgaaagcgggccagaggcaagcagcctgcagactcgtttatttcagttgctacagctgcttgtatagccaaggcagccaatccagtcaaggggcggtctatgccctaaccaatcacagcctgttgccaggcggtttccaaagccatccaagcACAGCCTGtttccagtcaggctctgttgtcaggcagtttctgaaaccatccaatcatggcctgttgccaggcagtttctgttgtcagtggccatcttgacatgaccttctcacctcagtggccatcttggtatgaccttttcacctcattccaccacacccagCAGCTCAGGAAAAAGAGCCAAGATCCTCACTCCAGTCTGAAGGTTCCACTGTCACTGCCTCCTGCCCACTGCAGTTCCCAGTCATCATTCACCTGTCCCCCTGcccctcttctcccaggccaggaCCTGAGCAGAAGGACTTGCTGCTCAGGGCAGGCATCTGCACCACCCTACAGGCCTCTTTCAGAATCAGCAAGTGGTGCTGATGGCCAGGGAGACCAGCCTGGGCACCCTGTAGGGAGCACAGGCCCTcaggagcaggtgagggtgtggggcCCGGGGCTGCTGTTTTCTAAGCTGTCATCCAGCCCTGGAGAAGACAGTGTTGGCAGTTGGACGGGCCACACGTTGGCCCCAGTTGGCCTTCCCTACCTCATGCCTGGGCCTAGTTCCTCTGCAGAAGCGCCACGCACTCTGAGCCTGGTCCCTGAGAGGGAAGCAGATGAGGTACAGGCAGATGAGCCCTGGAAAAAGCTCTCAGAGTGAATGGTGGGAGGCGGGGTGGAGaaattggagaaaaaaatgaatgcataaacAAAGGACTAAAGtgactgactgaatgaatgaatgaacacacaAATCAACCCATGGGGTCCCCACATGACCTACTGCTCTTGAACTGGGGAGTCCGAGTCACTCAATGATGCACCTGCAGCCGGGTAATGATAAATTCCCCCACCACTTACCCCCTGGCAGTGACCTTCAGGGCAAACAAGTGATAGATACAAGACAGCACAGAACTGCTGGGGGCCCAGAATGCATACTGGGCTGCCTTTAATTCCAACCAAGGCTGTACAGGCCTTGGACTGCAGATCATCACACTCTAGACGGAACAGGACTTCCACGGGGAGAAGCCACAGATCCCTGCCCCACCTATTTCTGCGTGACAGGTGCTGTACAGGAGCGTGAACTGGGAAAACCAAGGTCGAGCATCCACAAGAAAAGTACAGTGCacctgaaaaaaaattgtaacacaacCATTAGAAAGCTAATGCATGCAGATCATGGATCATATAGTAAGGTCTCAGGATGCAGAAAAAGTATCAAAGAGGAAAAAGCAAAACCAGGCACCTGGGAGCAGGAATGGAAGAGCTCAAGGATCCACCAGGACAGCACACAGAGGGCTTTGAATTCTCCCACCTGAATCCATGGCCTCATGAGACAGCAACTTcctggggccatcacctgcccTCTGGGACACTCCATCCCCCTCACAGCATCCCCAGTGCACTGCACGCTGGAGAAACTGCACCCACCCCATGTGTTCTGAGGCCAGATCACTGTCTGAGCCACGGTCCCAGTTGGCACCCCTCCAACTGGGCAGCGGCACAAACCCTCCCAGGGGAGGCTGCCCATCAGGCTGTGTGTTGGGTGCTGAGACCGGCCTCAAGTTCTCACACCCCACGGGTCACATGTCAGTCACATGAATCACGTGTCAGTCACATAGATCACCTGCCAGTCACACGATGGTGATGACAGAACTCAGACTGACCAGAAAACGGGCTCATGACCCAGGGACTGGAGGAACAGCATGGTGGAACAGATCACTGAGAAGTCCTCCAGTCCTCAAGAACATGAGCAGAAGAGTGAGGACCACAAGGAGAACATGCTTTTGCCTAAACCTTGAAGGTCTCTGGAAGGTTTAGGGCTGGGACCAGGAGTGAGGCTCCATGCAGACATGGAGGCCCTGTGGACATCTGTCCACATGAGCCTGTGGTCAGCCTGCTGGGCCGTGAGCAGGGGGCTCCGCCCAGCACCAGGGCCAGGCTGTGTCCACCTGAGGTGACCAGCTCCTGCTTCTAGTGTGGGAGCCCTGACACCTGGTGGGACAGGGGTCAAGAGCTCTCCATCCATCTGCCTCGAGACTTTCCTAAGCCTCCCCCAGAGACCCTTCATTCTTGCAAGATCCACTGCGATGCTTGCGAGTTAATTTTATTCTCAAACCTTTTTCTCCCCTGGGCCTTCTTGCAATGGGCAGTTGTCAATGTCTTCATCGCGTTTTTTGCAAATGGTGCGGCCCAGCTCCAAGTCCATTGCAAATATCATTGTCCATGTCTGTCAGGAAGAAATTATACCAACTGCCAAATCTTTGTAAAtccagtataaagaaaaaaaaaaaaggcagagcacCAAGTAGAGTGGTGGACAAAGGTGGTGGAATCCACATGTGTCTGTGAAGAGGTGTGTACACAACAGGTGCAAACTGTCTGCATGTGTGCAGCACCATGTCCTTCTGTGACCTCCCAGTGGTTGACACCAATATCACATGCCAGGGCATGAATATATAGGGTGCTCCACATTCACACCACTGAATCCTACCCAGGTGACAGCCCCTCAACAATAGGAGGTGACTGTCACATGTCCCCATGCACAGCATCAGCCAGACACAACAGACAGCTGTTGAAGGACCTTTTGCATAGAGCAGGAAAGGGTAGGACCAAATCCTGAGACTAGAGATGAGAGCCATGGCCTCCTTTTGGGTAATAGAATCTAGATTAACACCTGGGCAGTACCCCGCAAACAGGTGTGTTGTTTCAGCTGGAACTGGGCAACAGTGTTGCCCAACAGCTCTACCTCAGGGACCTGTTGCAATGAGAGTGGCAAAATTAGCAATTAGTCAAGGGATGGAGGTTGATTTAATCACGGATTTGGCCATAGAAGAAGCTTGTTATGCTCAGACCATTCCAATGAAAGACAGACTTGAAGGACTTCTTGCTTTTAAAGAGAAAAGGCCCCCTCGCTATAAAGGAGAATAGATGAAAATGCCATTAATAAATGTACCTCTGGAAGTATCTTTCAGATCCACTCTATGCCTCAGCACATGGAATCTCAATGACCAAAGTGAAGAGTGAGTTACTCGTGTAGTGTACAAAGCATCTGGAATGCACCCGTATgtgtatttcattctgatttgtGTTATTTCATCTCCATTCAGATTTATAAAGCTCATAGTGTATATtgtcaaaaacaaattaaaaatagatacacatttttaaatatttactgctTATGAAactttccattcttaatttttaaaatgtgaataatttATATATTGCACATTCTAGGGGATAATATTGATTGTATGTCTACTGTGctgcattaagaaaataaaaatatttctgtataccAAAAATGTGAAGTTATACCAAATAAGATTTCTAAGTTATTACATACATATGAACAGATACATACATCTCAACCTGCAAAGTGAACTGGATAGATATTCTGAGTGAAAAACTACCTGATACAAATAAAATtagtggaaaaaacaaaaaagcccaaCAGCTTGCCAATGTCACGGAGGTGAAGACACATGAGCTCTGGGCTGTTGTGTCTGTTGGGGAGTTTTCAGACAATCTCTGTTTTTCATGCATCCATAAGGTTTTCAGAAGTGTGTCTGCTTTCAGACTGGGGTGCATTGATAGAAACAAATCCAGCCCCCAGTACAGTGGGGCACTGTATCTAGAAATTGGAAGGCTGACTTCACGTGGCGCTCAGCATCCGAGCAGGTGACAGTAATATCCACCCATGCTCACTTGCACACTCATGCCTCACACACACCACCAACTCACTCACTCATGCCCATCACAAACCAGCCTGTCACACACTCATGCCTGACAACACACCACCAACACACTTACTCATGCCTATCGCACACCAGCCCATCACAACTCGTGTCTGACACATCCTGACAACATTCACACATGCCTATCACACACTGACACATTTGCACTCTCATGCCTGACACACACCAGCCCATTCAAACACACCTGACACACCCTGACAACACATATGCTTCTACCTGACACACACCAACAACACATTCCTACACTCATGTCTGACACACAATGGCAACACATTTGCACACTTGTGTGTGACACATTGATGACACACTTGTATACCTGTGCCTGATCCACAGACACACTTGCACACTCACGCTTGACACCAACATTACTCACACACTCATTCCTGACTCACCCCAacagcacactcacacacacatgcctgaCACACATGCAGAAAACACTTGCACATCCACCCTGACACCAACAGGACTCACACACTCATGCCTGATTCACCAGTAGTATCACCCACTCCCCT is a window encoding:
- the LOC133768120 gene encoding cystatin-12-like — its product is MLWRALLLVGLFLLGSQVSSSRFVDINKNEEFFAISVEHALYQFNESQEDEFAYKFMRIRRSKRKKYSWIYLVDLELGRTICKKHDEDIDNCPLQEGPGEKTVRCTYIIHSLAWITKFTVLDSTCVQTSAGGMPVTSPSKSPVSSPISSTRDQAQNK
- the LOC133768122 gene encoding cystatin-14-like, with product MLWKTPLFAGLIVLGTHIWTIQKEFVDVSQNLDYFVASVEFAVAQFNDDSMEEQVYRLLEVGRAQQKTWTMIFAMDLELGRTICKKRDEDIDNCPLQEGPGEKKVHCTFLVDARPWFSQFTLLYSTCHAEIGLDDSLENSSPGPHTLTCS